The following coding sequences lie in one Variovorax terrae genomic window:
- a CDS encoding alpha/beta hydrolase family protein, with protein sequence MPHLLQRTLGPALTRLAALGLALPLLAGPALAQVGMAQLQAGELPVTVVYPTDAPATRQSFGPFELQAALNAAPARGNGRLVVLSHGTGGDAFSLNTLASTLARAGFVVAQPEHRGDNWRDQSAAGPESWKRRPSEISEAINAIAQDTRFAGLLQLDRVGVFGMSAGGVTGLALAGGDWSLATMLQHCAAHVRDDAGFCLYGARSAEEAATRAQAYSRPLPPGAEAPLAGMRVHDARVAAVALEVPVGAIFTPGSLAAIRIPVGLVEAQADRILNPQYHSGYVLAQCGACQRLDSMAGAGHFDTLSPWPDSIAQSMARMPGGQRNPVVDDARRQQGYDRIAAFFREKLRP encoded by the coding sequence ATGCCCCACCTCCTCCAACGCACCCTCGGCCCCGCGCTCACCCGCCTCGCGGCGCTCGGCCTGGCCCTGCCCCTGCTGGCCGGCCCGGCGCTGGCCCAGGTCGGCATGGCGCAGCTCCAGGCCGGCGAGCTGCCCGTCACCGTGGTGTACCCCACCGACGCGCCGGCCACGCGCCAGTCGTTCGGCCCGTTCGAGCTGCAGGCAGCCCTGAACGCCGCACCGGCGCGCGGCAACGGCCGGCTGGTGGTGCTGTCGCATGGCACGGGCGGCGACGCGTTCTCGCTGAACACGCTGGCCAGCACCCTGGCGCGCGCCGGCTTCGTGGTGGCCCAGCCCGAGCACCGCGGCGACAACTGGCGCGACCAGAGCGCCGCCGGCCCCGAATCGTGGAAGCGCCGGCCGAGTGAAATCAGCGAAGCCATCAACGCCATCGCGCAGGACACGCGCTTTGCCGGCCTACTCCAGCTCGACCGCGTCGGCGTATTCGGCATGTCCGCCGGCGGCGTGACCGGCCTGGCGCTGGCCGGCGGCGACTGGAGCCTGGCCACCATGCTGCAGCACTGCGCCGCCCATGTGCGCGACGACGCGGGCTTCTGCCTGTACGGCGCGCGCTCGGCCGAAGAAGCCGCCACGCGGGCCCAGGCCTACAGCCGCCCGCTGCCGCCCGGTGCTGAAGCGCCGCTGGCTGGCATGCGCGTGCACGACGCGCGCGTGGCCGCCGTGGCGCTGGAGGTGCCGGTGGGCGCGATCTTCACGCCCGGGAGCCTGGCCGCCATCCGCATCCCGGTGGGCCTGGTGGAGGCGCAAGCCGACCGCATCCTGAACCCGCAGTACCACTCGGGCTACGTGCTGGCGCAGTGCGGCGCCTGCCAGCGGCTGGACTCGATGGCCGGCGCGGGGCATTTCGACACCCTCTCGCCCTGGCCCGACAGCATCGCCCAGTCCATGGCCCGCATGCCCGGCGGGCAGCGCAACCCAGTGGTGGACGACGCGCGGCGCCAGCAAGGCTACGACCGCATCGCGGCTTTCTTCCGTGAGAAACTGCGGCCATGA
- a CDS encoding LytR/AlgR family response regulator transcription factor encodes MNPTPTALLAEDEPLLAQALRAELARAWPELAIAATVGDGASAVAQSLALKPDVLFFDIRMPGLSGLEAAAELADAWAPGTPFPALVFVTAYDQYAVQAFEAQAVDYVLKPVQAARLQKTVSKVREVLARRSPDAIDMEATLGHTMKQLRHLLEAGQPAAPTGGPLRMVQVSVGSSIRMVPVDEVVFFEAADKYVRVLTAGHEYLIRTPLKELLPQLDPNAFWQVHRGTVVRTSAIDSVLRDDQGKLSLTLHGRPEKLAVSRLYAHLFRPM; translated from the coding sequence ATGAACCCGACCCCGACCGCCCTGCTGGCCGAAGACGAACCGCTGCTGGCGCAGGCCCTGCGCGCCGAACTGGCGCGCGCCTGGCCCGAGCTGGCCATCGCCGCCACCGTGGGCGACGGCGCCTCGGCCGTGGCGCAAAGCCTGGCGCTCAAGCCCGACGTGCTGTTCTTCGACATCCGCATGCCCGGCCTGAGCGGGCTGGAGGCCGCCGCCGAGCTGGCCGACGCCTGGGCGCCCGGCACGCCCTTCCCGGCCCTGGTGTTCGTGACCGCCTACGACCAGTACGCCGTGCAGGCCTTCGAGGCCCAGGCCGTGGACTACGTGCTCAAGCCCGTGCAGGCCGCCCGTCTCCAAAAAACCGTGTCAAAAGTGCGGGAAGTCCTGGCCCGGCGGTCTCCGGATGCTATCGATATGGAAGCAACCCTGGGCCACACCATGAAGCAGTTGCGGCATCTGCTGGAGGCCGGGCAGCCCGCCGCGCCGACCGGCGGGCCGCTGCGCATGGTGCAAGTCAGCGTGGGCAGCAGCATCCGCATGGTGCCGGTGGACGAGGTGGTGTTCTTCGAGGCCGCCGACAAATACGTGCGCGTGCTCACCGCCGGCCACGAGTACCTGATCCGCACGCCCCTCAAGGAATTGCTGCCCCAGCTCGACCCCAACGCCTTCTGGCAGGTCCACCGCGGCACCGTGGTGCGCACCAGCGCCATCGACAGCGTGCTGCGCGACGACCAGGGCAAGCTCAGCCTCACGCTGCACGGCCGCCCCGAGAAGCTGGCCGTGAGCCGGCTCTACGCCCACCTGTTCCGGCCGATGTAG
- a CDS encoding DUF6622 family protein, producing the protein MMQILTHTPAWVFGLFAVLLWYGLSQRLARTASLKRTTLLPLAMLGFSGYGVLSAFGASLPDVLSWLATGALAAFVVSRIPLHDQTRYDADSRRFHLPGSYVPLALMMGIFLTKYAVNVALATHPALGQDTAFALLVCTLYGAFSGIFTGRALRLWKLAAQESDRAPSLPRAA; encoded by the coding sequence ATGATGCAAATCCTGACCCATACCCCGGCCTGGGTGTTCGGCCTGTTCGCCGTGCTGCTGTGGTACGGCCTGTCGCAGCGGCTGGCGCGCACCGCCTCGCTCAAGCGCACCACCCTGCTGCCGCTGGCCATGCTGGGCTTCTCGGGCTACGGCGTGCTGTCGGCCTTCGGCGCCTCGCTGCCGGACGTGCTGAGCTGGCTGGCCACCGGCGCGCTGGCCGCCTTCGTGGTGTCGCGCATCCCGCTGCACGACCAGACCCGCTACGACGCCGACAGCCGCCGCTTCCACCTGCCCGGCAGCTATGTGCCGCTGGCGCTGATGATGGGCATCTTCCTCACCAAGTACGCGGTGAACGTGGCCCTGGCCACCCACCCCGCCCTGGGCCAGGACACCGCCTTCGCGCTGCTGGTGTGCACCCTGTACGGCGCCTTCAGCGGCATCTTCACCGGCCGCGCCCTGCGCCTGTGGAAGCTGGCCGCGCAGGAAAGCGACCGTGCCCCCTCGCTGCCCCGCGCCGCCTGA
- a CDS encoding DUF2306 domain-containing protein yields the protein MQMTHTIAIHLSAALSAVAVGPVALWARKGAVQRPRLHRAFGYAWVTLMLIAATSAIFIRDHSLPNIAGYTPIHLLVPVTYLGLFGAFWALAHGDIRHHRLAMQSTYVGACLVAGAFTLLPSRYLGQLVWHSWLGLI from the coding sequence ATGCAAATGACCCACACCATCGCCATCCACCTGAGCGCCGCGCTGAGCGCCGTCGCCGTGGGCCCGGTGGCGCTGTGGGCCCGCAAGGGTGCGGTGCAGCGCCCGCGGCTGCACCGCGCCTTCGGCTATGCCTGGGTCACGCTGATGCTCATCGCCGCCACCTCGGCCATCTTCATCCGCGACCACAGCCTGCCCAACATCGCCGGCTACACCCCGATCCACCTGCTCGTGCCGGTGACCTACCTGGGCCTGTTCGGCGCCTTCTGGGCGCTGGCCCATGGCGACATCCGGCACCACCGCCTGGCGATGCAGAGCACCTACGTCGGCGCCTGCCTCGTGGCCGGCGCCTTCACCCTGCTGCCCAGCCGCTACCTCGGCCAGCTCGTCTGGCATAGCTGGCTGGGCCTGATCTGA
- a CDS encoding sterol desaturase family protein, whose product MSVLILILKVAVAVVLVASLAEALVLSWRHARHGAPAYDWKATGISLVDFLVREYPLRWLLPIGAFWLGGMDWFWQHRLWTLPMNHWTGWAACFLGQEFCYYWYHRAAHRVRWFWCTHAIHHSPNQLNLSAAYRFGWTGQLTGTLLFFMLAPLFGLPPRVVLMLLSLNLLYQFWIHATWIPKLGPLEWVLNTPSAHRVHHASNLEYLDGNYGGVLIVFDRLFGTYIPERADLPCRYGLVRPVTGYNLLHIEFSHWQALWRDLRSADSARAVWGYLFKPPGWQPHGPGETTEALRARAATDAQAEWPQALPTPDPS is encoded by the coding sequence ATGAGCGTGCTCATCCTGATCCTGAAGGTCGCGGTGGCCGTGGTGCTGGTCGCCTCGCTGGCCGAGGCGCTAGTGCTGTCGTGGCGGCATGCGCGGCACGGCGCGCCCGCCTATGACTGGAAAGCCACCGGCATTTCGCTGGTCGACTTCCTGGTGCGCGAATACCCGCTGCGCTGGCTGCTGCCGATCGGCGCCTTCTGGCTCGGCGGCATGGACTGGTTCTGGCAGCACCGGCTCTGGACGCTGCCGATGAACCACTGGACTGGCTGGGCCGCCTGCTTCCTCGGCCAGGAGTTCTGCTACTACTGGTACCACCGCGCCGCGCACCGCGTGCGCTGGTTCTGGTGCACCCATGCCATCCACCACTCGCCGAATCAGCTCAACCTGTCGGCGGCCTACCGCTTCGGCTGGACCGGCCAGCTCACCGGCACGCTGCTGTTCTTCATGCTGGCGCCGCTGTTCGGCCTGCCGCCGCGCGTGGTGCTGATGCTGCTCTCGCTCAACCTGCTGTACCAGTTCTGGATCCATGCCACCTGGATTCCGAAACTGGGCCCGCTCGAATGGGTCCTCAACACGCCCTCGGCCCACCGCGTGCACCACGCCTCCAACCTCGAATACCTGGACGGCAACTACGGCGGCGTGCTGATCGTGTTCGACCGCCTGTTCGGCACCTACATCCCCGAGCGCGCCGACCTGCCCTGCCGCTACGGCCTGGTGCGCCCGGTCACCGGCTACAACCTGCTGCACATCGAGTTCAGCCATTGGCAGGCGCTGTGGCGCGACCTGCGCTCGGCCGACTCGGCGCGCGCCGTCTGGGGCTACCTGTTCAAGCCGCCGGGCTGGCAGCCCCATGGGCCGGGCGAGACCACCGAGGCGCTGCGCGCCCGCGCCGCCACAGATGCCCAGGCCGAATGGCCGCAGGCGTTGCCGACACCCGATCCTTCGTGA
- a CDS encoding 2TM domain-containing protein: MSTSMSPEEIERLARKRAGAKLGWYIHASVYVLVNLFIFAISQYGFGRRPWSVFPLLGWGLGLALHGISVFLLGTGSGLREHLVQKERERLRRQHGDGGTP; the protein is encoded by the coding sequence ATGAGCACCTCCATGTCCCCTGAAGAGATCGAACGGCTCGCACGCAAGCGCGCCGGAGCCAAGCTGGGCTGGTACATCCATGCGTCGGTCTACGTGCTGGTCAACCTGTTCATCTTCGCGATCTCGCAGTACGGCTTCGGGCGCCGCCCCTGGTCGGTGTTCCCGCTGCTGGGCTGGGGCCTGGGCCTGGCGCTGCACGGCATCTCGGTCTTCCTGCTCGGCACGGGCAGCGGCCTGCGCGAGCACCTGGTGCAAAAGGAGCGCGAGCGCCTGCGGCGCCAGCACGGCGACGGCGGCACGCCCTGA
- a CDS encoding META and DUF4377 domain-containing protein: protein MKQSTWTWALPLLALQGLSACSPMPAAAPQDGTADTAALGAYHWQLREALDAKGAAQPGWTDTGAKPVQLRFAEGRLAVARLCNGLSASYRLQGGQMEVGPVVGTMMACPDPALMALESRVGQQLPQVQGWAVRPAAASGAAPQLTLSFRDGVRWRLEGSPTDETRYGSAGERIFLEVAPERVACPHPLMRDYRCLQVRSITYSEQGLKTAVGPWENFYDEIQGYTHQPGVRNVLRIQRYKRSQVPADASAYAYVLDMVVETSRAPS, encoded by the coding sequence ATGAAACAGTCAACATGGACGTGGGCGCTGCCGCTGCTGGCCTTGCAGGGCCTGTCGGCCTGCAGCCCGATGCCGGCGGCCGCGCCGCAGGATGGCACGGCGGACACGGCCGCGCTCGGTGCCTACCACTGGCAGCTGCGCGAGGCGCTCGATGCGAAAGGCGCGGCGCAGCCTGGGTGGACAGACACCGGCGCCAAGCCGGTGCAACTACGCTTTGCCGAGGGGCGGCTGGCCGTGGCGCGGCTGTGCAACGGGCTGTCGGCCAGCTACCGGCTGCAGGGTGGGCAGATGGAGGTCGGCCCGGTGGTGGGCACGATGATGGCCTGCCCCGACCCGGCGCTGATGGCGCTCGAATCCCGCGTCGGCCAGCAGTTGCCCCAGGTGCAAGGCTGGGCCGTGCGGCCGGCCGCGGCTTCTGGCGCCGCGCCGCAGCTGACCCTGAGCTTCCGTGACGGCGTACGCTGGCGGCTGGAGGGCTCGCCCACCGACGAAACCCGCTATGGCAGCGCCGGCGAGCGCATCTTCCTCGAGGTGGCGCCCGAGCGCGTGGCCTGCCCGCACCCGCTGATGCGCGACTACCGCTGCCTGCAGGTGCGCTCCATCACCTACAGCGAGCAGGGCCTGAAGACGGCGGTCGGCCCCTGGGAGAACTTCTACGACGAGATCCAGGGCTACACGCACCAGCCGGGTGTGCGCAACGTGCTGCGCATCCAGCGCTACAAGCGCAGCCAGGTGCCGGCCGATGCGTCGGCCTACGCCTACGTGCTCGACATGGTGGTGGAGACCAGCCGCGCGCCGTCATGA
- a CDS encoding sensor histidine kinase — protein MRNAITPLPAALRAIRLDSLDMFRHYLQTLAFSLAISAVLYFTSSPDKPYEVPMVYSLCIGTVSWAIIDFGRHLIAPSAESGWPSGLSGMVLTAFGIVGGFLAGTAAADAWFGWSSWDQSPAQLRTTWVFSLLAGVAVCYYFYTQGRSSYLHGKMQEAERQATEARLKLLETQLEPHMLFNTLANLRALIATDPAAALDMLDRMIAYLRATLGASRTAEHPLAAEFERLRDYLELISVRMGPRLRYTLDLPPELAAQPVPTLLLQPLVENSIKHGLEPKVEGGSVTVRARRQGAWLQLEVADTGVGPGGERPSGGSGFGQTQVRERLAAAYGPSATMEFIAPDDGGTRTLLTFPAKT, from the coding sequence ATGCGCAACGCCATCACGCCCCTGCCCGCCGCCCTGCGGGCCATCCGCCTCGACAGCCTGGACATGTTCAGGCACTACCTGCAGACGCTGGCCTTCAGCCTGGCGATCTCGGCCGTGCTGTACTTCACCTCCTCGCCCGACAAGCCCTACGAGGTGCCGATGGTCTATTCGCTGTGCATCGGCACGGTCTCCTGGGCCATCATCGACTTCGGCCGCCACCTGATCGCCCCCAGCGCCGAAAGCGGCTGGCCCAGCGGCCTGTCCGGCATGGTGCTCACCGCCTTCGGCATCGTGGGCGGCTTCCTGGCCGGCACGGCGGCGGCCGACGCCTGGTTCGGCTGGTCGTCCTGGGACCAGTCGCCGGCCCAGCTGCGCACCACCTGGGTCTTCTCGCTGCTGGCCGGCGTGGCCGTCTGCTACTACTTCTACACCCAGGGCCGCAGCAGCTACCTGCACGGCAAGATGCAGGAGGCCGAGCGCCAGGCCACCGAGGCGCGGCTCAAGCTGCTGGAAACCCAGCTCGAACCGCACATGCTGTTCAACACCCTGGCCAACCTGCGCGCCCTGATCGCCACCGACCCGGCCGCCGCCCTGGACATGCTGGACCGCATGATCGCCTACCTGCGCGCCACGCTCGGCGCCTCGCGCACCGCCGAGCACCCACTGGCCGCCGAGTTCGAGCGGCTGCGCGACTACCTGGAACTGATCTCGGTGCGCATGGGCCCGCGCCTGCGCTACACGCTGGATCTGCCGCCCGAGCTGGCCGCGCAGCCCGTGCCCACGCTGCTGTTGCAGCCGCTGGTGGAAAACAGCATCAAGCACGGGCTGGAGCCCAAGGTGGAAGGCGGCAGCGTCACGGTGCGCGCGCGGCGCCAGGGCGCCTGGCTGCAGCTCGAAGTGGCCGACACCGGCGTCGGCCCCGGCGGCGAGCGGCCGTCCGGCGGCAGCGGCTTCGGCCAGACCCAGGTGCGCGAACGCCTGGCCGCCGCCTACGGCCCCTCGGCCACTATGGAATTCATAGCACCCGATGACGGCGGGACGCGGACCCTCCTCACTTTTCCTGCCAAAACATGA
- a CDS encoding 2TM domain-containing protein, with protein MMSTTARLNADEIERLARKRAGVRMGWYIHALVFIAVNTLLTALSLASGRHWAIFPALGWGLGLLIHGVVVFLALPGGGLHERLLQQERARLAHQRDPW; from the coding sequence ATGATGTCCACCACTGCCCGCCTGAACGCCGACGAGATCGAGCGTTTGGCCCGAAAACGTGCCGGGGTCCGCATGGGCTGGTACATCCATGCTCTTGTTTTCATAGCAGTCAACACGCTGCTCACCGCGCTCTCGCTCGCCAGCGGGCGCCACTGGGCGATCTTCCCGGCCCTGGGCTGGGGCCTGGGCCTGCTGATCCATGGGGTCGTCGTGTTCCTGGCCCTGCCCGGCGGCGGCCTGCACGAGCGGCTGCTGCAGCAGGAACGCGCGCGCCTGGCCCACCAGCGCGATCCCTGGTAA
- a CDS encoding glutamine--tRNA ligase/YqeY domain fusion protein — translation MSSPADKDTTKPSNFLRQIIEHDLAAGTYASRHFAGSPGDAAHQAAGQPDPAKIRTRFPPEPNGYLHIGHAKSICLNFGLARDYGGVCHMRFDDTNPEKEDTEYVNGILDAVHWLGFGWDAFGTSHLFHASDYFDFMYRAAEYLIDAGHAYVDEQSADEMRHNRGDFGHPGTNSPFRSRTPAENLARFREMRDGLLPDGAAVLRAKIDMASPNINMRDPAIYRIRRATHHNTGDKWCIYPMYTYAHPIEDALEQITHSLCTLEFEDQRPFYDWLLDRLCEGGLLAQPHPHQYEFARLNLTYVVTSKRKLRQLVDQGHVSGWDDPRMPTLVGLRRRGYTPESIQLFCERSGVSKAGGWIDYSSLDIALRDDLDPKAARAMAVLDPVKLVITNWDELHGAGTLDDCSAPVNPHDAGRGRRSFKFGRELWIERTDYEDVPPKGYNRLYPGNKVRLKYGHVIECTGATRDAAGHLTEVQATLVPDTKSGTPGADAIKVKGVITWVGAADAVPAEVRLYDRLFAVPHPDTGDKDFLEELNPDSLKVVTGYVEPSLANAKGDDKFQFERHGYFVADRQDHAAGRPVFNRVAGMKDSWAR, via the coding sequence ATGAGCTCCCCTGCCGACAAAGACACGACCAAACCCAGTAACTTCCTGCGCCAGATCATCGAACACGACCTGGCCGCGGGCACCTATGCCAGCCGCCACTTCGCCGGCAGCCCCGGCGACGCCGCCCACCAGGCCGCGGGCCAGCCCGACCCGGCGAAGATCCGCACCCGCTTCCCGCCCGAGCCCAACGGCTACCTGCACATCGGCCATGCCAAGAGCATCTGCCTGAACTTCGGCCTGGCCCGCGACTACGGCGGCGTGTGCCACATGCGCTTCGACGACACCAACCCCGAGAAGGAAGACACCGAATACGTCAACGGCATCCTCGACGCCGTGCACTGGCTCGGCTTCGGCTGGGACGCCTTCGGCACCAGCCACCTCTTCCACGCGAGCGACTACTTCGACTTCATGTACCGCGCGGCCGAGTACCTGATCGACGCCGGCCACGCCTACGTGGACGAACAGAGCGCCGACGAGATGCGCCACAACCGCGGTGACTTCGGCCACCCCGGCACCAACAGCCCCTTCCGCAGCCGCACGCCCGCCGAGAACCTGGCGCGCTTTCGCGAGATGCGCGACGGCCTGCTGCCCGACGGCGCCGCCGTGCTGCGCGCCAAGATCGACATGGCCTCGCCCAACATCAACATGCGCGACCCGGCCATCTACCGCATCCGCCGCGCCACGCACCACAACACCGGCGACAAATGGTGCATCTACCCGATGTACACCTACGCGCACCCGATCGAGGATGCGCTGGAGCAGATCACCCACAGCCTGTGCACGCTGGAGTTCGAAGACCAGCGCCCGTTCTACGACTGGCTGCTCGACCGCCTGTGCGAAGGCGGCCTGCTGGCCCAGCCGCACCCGCACCAATACGAGTTCGCGCGGCTCAACCTCACCTACGTGGTCACCAGCAAGCGCAAGCTCAGGCAGCTGGTGGACCAGGGCCACGTGAGCGGCTGGGACGACCCGCGCATGCCCACCCTCGTGGGCCTGCGCCGGCGCGGCTACACGCCCGAATCCATCCAGCTCTTCTGCGAGCGCAGCGGCGTGAGCAAGGCCGGCGGCTGGATCGACTACAGCAGCCTGGACATCGCGCTGCGCGACGACCTCGACCCCAAGGCCGCGCGCGCCATGGCCGTGCTGGACCCGGTGAAGCTCGTCATCACCAACTGGGACGAACTGCACGGCGCCGGCACGCTGGACGACTGCAGCGCCCCCGTGAACCCGCACGACGCCGGACGCGGCCGCCGCAGCTTCAAGTTCGGGCGCGAACTCTGGATCGAGCGCACCGACTACGAAGACGTGCCGCCCAAGGGCTACAACCGCCTGTACCCCGGCAACAAGGTGCGCCTGAAGTACGGCCACGTGATCGAATGCACCGGCGCCACCCGGGACGCCGCCGGCCACCTCACCGAAGTGCAGGCCACCCTGGTGCCCGACACCAAGAGCGGCACCCCAGGTGCCGATGCCATCAAGGTCAAGGGCGTCATCACCTGGGTCGGCGCGGCCGACGCCGTGCCGGCCGAAGTGCGCCTGTACGACCGCCTGTTCGCCGTGCCGCATCCCGACACGGGCGACAAGGATTTCCTCGAAGAGCTGAACCCGGACAGCCTGAAGGTGGTGACCGGGTATGTGGAGCCCTCGCTGGCCAACGCCAAGGGCGATGACAAGTTCCAGTTCGAGCGGCACGGCTACTTCGTGGCGGACCGCCAGGACCATGCGGCCGGCCGGCCCGTGTTCAACCGGGTGGCAGGCATGAAGGACAGCTGGGCCCGGTAA
- a CDS encoding DUF3455 domain-containing protein, translating into MLPRTFFATPAVALLAAACASGPAPMKYSQNDLPDAVKVPAGHQVAMETVGVGEITYECRVKTGMAGQYEWFFVGPDARLLDRSGRHVGRYYGPPATWENLDGSRLTGAQVAVAPAGAGSIPLQLVKGSPATGAGAMQGVSYIQRVATQGGVAPASACDAASLGQKQVVKYQADYIFWRAA; encoded by the coding sequence ATGCTGCCTCGCACCTTCTTCGCCACCCCGGCCGTTGCCTTGCTCGCCGCCGCCTGCGCCAGCGGCCCAGCACCGATGAAATACTCGCAGAACGACCTGCCCGACGCCGTGAAGGTGCCGGCCGGCCACCAGGTCGCCATGGAAACCGTGGGCGTGGGCGAGATCACCTACGAATGCCGCGTCAAGACGGGCATGGCCGGCCAGTACGAATGGTTCTTCGTCGGCCCCGACGCCAGGCTCCTGGACCGCAGCGGCCGGCATGTCGGCCGCTACTACGGCCCGCCCGCCACCTGGGAGAACCTGGACGGCTCCCGGCTCACCGGCGCGCAAGTGGCCGTGGCGCCGGCCGGCGCGGGCAGCATCCCGCTGCAGCTCGTCAAGGGCAGCCCCGCGACGGGCGCCGGCGCGATGCAGGGCGTGAGCTACATCCAGCGCGTGGCCACGCAAGGCGGCGTAGCCCCGGCCTCGGCCTGCGATGCCGCCAGCCTGGGGCAGAAACAGGTGGTGAAGTACCAGGCCGACTACATCTTCTGGCGCGCCGCCTGA
- a CDS encoding glutathione S-transferase family protein — protein sequence MKIYWIKAQAPRRVLALVKHLGLQAEFVQPDLMAGGLKTPDYVALNPNMKAPTLVDGDLVLWESSAIMAHLCIQAGSDMWPAHHPAEQVEVLRWLSWNDCHWGPAVSPFYFQHVVKPTFGLGPPDSASLPPKVADVVRYAKVLDGHLAGREHVACGRLTIADFQLASMACYWRESEMPLKEFPQIVRWLDGLMQIPAWADPWPGETPASHR from the coding sequence ATGAAGATCTACTGGATCAAGGCGCAGGCGCCGCGGCGGGTGCTGGCACTGGTGAAGCATCTCGGCCTGCAGGCCGAGTTCGTGCAGCCCGACCTGATGGCCGGCGGGCTCAAGACGCCGGACTACGTGGCGCTCAACCCCAACATGAAGGCGCCCACGCTGGTGGATGGCGACCTGGTGCTGTGGGAGTCCTCGGCCATCATGGCCCATCTGTGCATCCAGGCAGGCTCGGACATGTGGCCGGCGCACCATCCGGCCGAGCAGGTCGAGGTGCTGCGCTGGCTGTCCTGGAACGACTGCCACTGGGGGCCCGCGGTCTCGCCCTTCTATTTCCAGCATGTCGTCAAGCCGACCTTCGGGCTGGGGCCGCCCGACAGCGCCTCGCTGCCGCCGAAGGTGGCGGATGTCGTGCGCTACGCCAAAGTGCTGGACGGCCATCTGGCGGGCCGCGAGCACGTGGCCTGCGGCAGGCTCACCATCGCCGACTTCCAGCTTGCCTCGATGGCCTGCTACTGGCGCGAATCGGAGATGCCGCTGAAGGAGTTCCCCCAGATCGTGCGCTGGCTCGACGGGCTGATGCAGATTCCGGCCTGGGCCGATCCCTGGCCCGGTGAGACGCCGGCGTCCCATCGGTAA
- a CDS encoding alpha/beta hydrolase family protein, which produces MTHFKRSTLLALALALCSTLAAASVGLTQLPATGDDGPITLFYPSDSAAAPVKRGAVTLDVAWQGQPVRGNGRLVVMSHGSGGAAWERSDLARDLVEAGFVVALPEHQGDNWHDMSQAGPDSWKRRPTEVSHAIDAVLRDARFAPLVAADRVGVYGMSAGGHTALTLAGGRWSPSLLLKHCEAHLAEDFQSCVGLTTQLRGNVFDGLKKAIALFVLRRKLDDTAWYSHDDPRIRALAAEVPFAADFDMASLAAPRVPLGLLRAGQDAWLVPRFHIDAVMAACASCEIVADLPSAGHGSLLSPPPMGLGGLAATLLGDPPGFDRAQVPMAHRQIVQFFSRHLLP; this is translated from the coding sequence ATGACGCACTTCAAACGCTCCACCCTGCTCGCGCTGGCCCTGGCGCTGTGCAGCACGCTGGCCGCTGCCAGCGTGGGCCTGACCCAGTTACCCGCCACCGGCGACGACGGGCCGATCACCCTGTTCTACCCCTCCGACAGCGCAGCGGCGCCCGTCAAGCGCGGCGCGGTCACCCTCGACGTCGCCTGGCAGGGCCAGCCCGTGCGCGGCAATGGCCGGCTGGTGGTGATGTCGCACGGCTCGGGCGGCGCGGCCTGGGAGCGGAGCGACCTGGCGCGCGACCTGGTCGAGGCCGGCTTCGTGGTGGCGCTGCCTGAGCATCAGGGCGACAACTGGCACGACATGAGCCAAGCCGGACCTGACAGCTGGAAGCGGCGGCCCACCGAGGTATCGCACGCCATCGACGCGGTGCTGCGCGATGCGCGCTTTGCGCCGCTGGTGGCGGCCGATCGCGTGGGCGTGTACGGCATGTCGGCCGGCGGCCACACGGCGCTCACGCTGGCGGGCGGGCGCTGGTCGCCTTCGCTGCTGCTCAAGCACTGCGAGGCGCACCTGGCCGAAGACTTCCAGAGCTGCGTCGGCCTCACCACGCAGCTGCGCGGCAACGTCTTCGACGGCCTCAAGAAGGCCATTGCCCTGTTCGTGCTGCGCCGCAAGCTGGACGACACGGCCTGGTACAGCCACGACGACCCGCGCATCCGCGCCTTGGCGGCCGAGGTGCCGTTCGCCGCGGATTTCGACATGGCCTCGCTGGCTGCGCCGCGCGTGCCGCTGGGCCTGCTGCGCGCCGGCCAGGACGCCTGGCTGGTGCCGCGCTTTCACATCGACGCGGTGATGGCGGCCTGCGCGTCCTGCGAAATCGTGGCCGACCTGCCGAGCGCCGGCCACGGCTCGCTGCTGTCGCCCCCGCCCATGGGCCTGGGCGGCCTGGCGGCCACGCTGCTCGGCGACCCGCCCGGCTTCGACCGCGCCCAGGTGCCGATGGCGCACCGGCAGATCGTGCAGTTCTTCAGCCGGCACCTGCTGCCGTGA